Proteins encoded in a region of the Campylobacter geochelonis genome:
- a CDS encoding OprD family outer membrane porin translates to MKLSKISLAVAATLCACSLNAADSLAQALQNGKIKGELKAWYWDRTFSDDVKHNENVFNLGVLLGYESNPFYNLRFGLTLQANTTPGIEDNAKKMFNTEQYATGAVLSEAYLGYTFYQTDIKIGRQFINTPVVAGNPARIFTESFEGVSITSNDVENTTIYANYLYKFQGRTSNVNTDKNGRAPYFKDKVILAGTGAYGHDFDGVYSVGVKNSSIPNLTLQAQYALVSDVNWRNTDKNGDVNLYFAEANYELPLDALKLKFDAQYRASRTSGGLDSLKYEGDLLGLRAGVAELGGLSASVAYTTTSDSDSLIVGVGNAPATYTGLPIRGPYVYSNHAGVDAFKYEVGYDFNEVGLKGLQTLAAYVHADQDSQANNFKAKGWSASMIYSAPYWKGFTTQVIYTELEKEFDNSAKDNEQKELWLKFGYKFTI, encoded by the coding sequence ATGAAACTTAGCAAAATCAGTTTGGCAGTTGCAGCTACTTTGTGCGCCTGTAGCCTTAATGCAGCCGATTCGCTCGCTCAAGCGTTGCAAAATGGCAAGATTAAAGGCGAACTTAAAGCTTGGTATTGGGATAGAACTTTTAGCGATGATGTTAAACACAACGAAAATGTCTTTAACTTAGGCGTTTTGCTTGGTTATGAAAGCAATCCGTTTTATAACTTAAGATTTGGTCTAACACTTCAAGCAAACACAACTCCAGGCATTGAAGATAATGCTAAAAAGATGTTTAACACAGAGCAATACGCCACTGGAGCGGTGCTATCTGAAGCATATCTTGGATATACATTTTATCAAACCGATATAAAAATCGGTCGCCAGTTTATCAACACTCCTGTTGTAGCCGGAAACCCAGCGCGAATCTTTACAGAGTCTTTTGAGGGCGTTAGCATAACAAGCAACGATGTAGAAAACACAACGATTTATGCAAACTATCTTTATAAATTTCAAGGTAGAACTTCAAACGTAAATACAGATAAAAACGGTAGAGCGCCCTATTTTAAAGACAAAGTTATCCTAGCTGGAACTGGCGCTTATGGACATGACTTTGATGGAGTTTACTCAGTTGGCGTTAAAAACAGTTCTATACCAAATTTAACCCTACAAGCGCAATACGCCCTAGTTAGCGATGTTAATTGGAGAAATACAGATAAAAATGGCGATGTAAATTTATACTTTGCCGAGGCAAACTATGAGCTTCCATTAGATGCGCTAAAACTTAAATTTGACGCGCAGTATCGTGCTTCAAGGACAAGTGGCGGGCTTGATAGCTTAAAGTATGAGGGCGATTTACTTGGTTTAAGAGCTGGTGTGGCTGAACTTGGTGGGCTTAGCGCTTCGGTTGCTTATACAACAACAAGCGATAGCGACTCTTTAATCGTAGGCGTTGGAAACGCACCTGCAACTTACACAGGTTTGCCGATTCGTGGGCCTTATGTCTACTCAAACCACGCCGGAGTTGATGCGTTTAAGTATGAGGTTGGCTACGACTTTAACGAAGTTGGCTTAAAAGGACTTCAAACACTAGCCGCTTACGTTCACGCTGATCAAGACTCACAAGCTAACAACTTTAAAGCAAAGGGTTGGTCTGCAAGCATGATATACTCTGCGCCTTACTGGAAGGGCTTTACAACGCAAGTTATCTACACAGAGCTTGAAAAAGAGTTTGATAACTCAGCAAAGGACAACGAACAAAAAGAGTTGTGGCTTAAATTTGGTTATAAATTTACTATATAA
- a CDS encoding YgaP family membrane protein, with translation MSKLDKTLRIIIGIIILVVFGAIYPTWWALIGLIPLITGLVGFCPIYKILGISTGCCCCSCDKDKH, from the coding sequence ATGTCAAAGTTAGATAAAACTTTGCGAATCATCATAGGTATTATCATACTTGTGGTGTTTGGTGCGATATACCCAACATGGTGGGCGCTAATAGGACTTATCCCGCTAATTACGGGCTTAGTAGGATTTTGTCCGATTTATAAAATTCTAGGCATTAGCACAGGTTGCTGCTGCTGCTCGTGCGATAAAGATAAGCACTAA
- a CDS encoding MmcQ/YjbR family DNA-binding protein has translation MKELNLDDIKRHCLAKKGAFSEFSFGDDTLVFKVGNEKVSIDEQGKVKQAAKIFALIFTTKKPLWLNLKANPAESLVYREIYSFVKPGYHMNKRHWNTLVLDRNAEKSVVFEMIDQSYELVIAKLSKQIREKLL, from the coding sequence ATGAAAGAGCTAAATTTAGACGATATAAAACGGCATTGCTTGGCTAAAAAAGGCGCTTTTAGTGAGTTTAGCTTTGGTGATGATACGCTTGTTTTTAAAGTTGGAAATGAAAAAGTAAGCATAGATGAGCAAGGAAAAGTAAAACAAGCAGCAAAAATTTTCGCGCTTATTTTTACTACCAAAAAGCCACTTTGGTTAAATTTAAAAGCAAACCCAGCCGAGTCTTTAGTTTACCGTGAAATTTATAGCTTTGTAAAGCCAGGTTACCATATGAACAAACGCCACTGGAACACGCTTGTGCTTGACCGCAATGCTGAAAAAAGCGTAGTTTTTGAGATGATAGATCAATCTTACGAGCTAGTAATAGCAAAACTTTCAAAACAAATCAGAGAAAAGTTGCTCTAG
- a CDS encoding BCCT family transporter — protein sequence MNKSKPSWVFYTSVTAILSLMAFSLFFQEFSTSFFKTGQSIITNNFGWFYVLSVTIIVISVIYLGFSRLGEIKLGLDHSQPEYKNFSWFAMLFSAGMGIGLMFFGVAEPLMHYLNPPTGDAKTIQAAKQAMNITFFHWGLSAWAIYAIIAIILAFFSFRHNLPLTLRSAFYPLIGDRIYGKFGDMIDVFAVVATLFGVATSLGYGVIQANAGFNYIFGVSISTTTQMILIAIFTLLATASAVSGIGRGIKILSNINMIMAVALLIFILLTGNTIYLVQSLVQNTGNYISTFITNTFNLYAYDKQNEVWLGGWTLFYWAWWLAWSPFVGLFIAKISKGRTIREFIIGVLLVPTGFTFMWMTFFGNSAIKIVQTYPKLAQMVNSDVSLSLYMFLEKFPASGIISVLATVMIIIFFVTSADSASTVLNMLCSNGNDKTALWQKIFWGLSIGVVAMVLMLNDGLAGLQAMTIIFAFPFTIALMVAIYGLFKALKIDFAKKNTQIFNPAPISQNSKSWQERLRDIIYLPEQTTAQSFVKTVVAPVFFEIKTEFKKNGLNSKIITDKANHKIHIVVALKDESDFLYGIKLVEREKPSYASKDDSYYRAEVFLKEGGQNYDVFGWAKQTLINDIVEQYRKHMQFLHIVR from the coding sequence ATGAATAAATCAAAACCCAGTTGGGTGTTTTATACTTCAGTAACTGCGATTTTGTCTTTAATGGCATTTTCACTATTTTTTCAAGAATTTTCTACCTCATTTTTCAAAACCGGACAAAGTATCATAACAAACAACTTTGGCTGGTTTTATGTTTTAAGCGTTACGATTATTGTTATTAGCGTGATTTATCTTGGATTTTCAAGGCTTGGCGAGATAAAACTCGGTCTTGATCACTCACAACCAGAGTATAAAAATTTCTCATGGTTTGCTATGCTTTTTAGCGCTGGTATGGGAATCGGGCTAATGTTTTTTGGTGTAGCAGAGCCACTTATGCACTATTTAAATCCACCAACAGGTGATGCAAAAACAATTCAAGCAGCAAAACAGGCTATGAATATCACATTTTTTCATTGGGGGCTTAGTGCGTGGGCGATATATGCGATAATCGCTATCATTCTTGCATTTTTTAGCTTTCGTCATAACCTTCCACTTACGCTTCGTTCGGCATTTTATCCATTGATTGGTGATAGAATTTATGGTAAATTTGGCGATATGATAGATGTGTTTGCGGTAGTGGCGACTCTTTTTGGCGTGGCAACTTCGCTTGGATATGGCGTTATACAGGCAAATGCTGGGTTTAACTATATATTTGGTGTTTCGATTTCTACAACTACTCAGATGATTTTAATAGCCATTTTTACGCTTCTTGCTACAGCTTCTGCGGTATCTGGCATAGGGCGAGGGATAAAAATTTTAAGTAATATAAATATGATAATGGCTGTAGCGCTTTTAATCTTTATACTTCTTACTGGAAATACCATATATCTAGTTCAAAGTCTAGTTCAAAATACAGGAAATTACATCTCCACTTTTATCACAAATACATTTAACCTATATGCTTATGATAAACAAAATGAAGTTTGGCTTGGTGGTTGGACGCTATTTTACTGGGCGTGGTGGCTTGCGTGGTCTCCTTTTGTAGGGCTTTTTATCGCAAAAATTTCAAAGGGCAGAACTATTAGAGAATTTATCATCGGTGTTTTGTTAGTGCCGACTGGGTTTACTTTTATGTGGATGACATTTTTTGGAAATAGCGCTATTAAGATAGTTCAAACCTATCCAAAACTTGCACAAATGGTAAATAGCGACGTTTCTTTAAGCCTGTATATGTTTTTAGAAAAATTCCCAGCAAGTGGCATCATAAGCGTGTTGGCGACAGTTATGATAATTATCTTTTTTGTTACTTCGGCAGATTCTGCTTCTACGGTTTTAAATATGCTTTGTTCTAATGGCAACGATAAAACCGCGCTTTGGCAAAAGATATTTTGGGGCTTGAGTATCGGAGTAGTGGCTATGGTGCTGATGTTAAATGATGGACTTGCAGGGCTTCAAGCCATGACTATAATCTTTGCTTTTCCATTTACTATCGCTTTGATGGTTGCTATTTATGGGTTGTTTAAAGCGCTTAAGATTGATTTTGCTAAGAAAAATACTCAAATTTTTAACCCTGCACCGATTAGTCAAAACTCCAAATCTTGGCAAGAAAGACTACGAGATATCATATATCTACCAGAGCAAACGACAGCTCAAAGCTTCGTAAAAACAGTAGTCGCGCCAGTATTTTTTGAGATTAAAACTGAATTTAAAAAAAATGGACTTAATTCAAAAATCATAACCGACAAAGCAAATCACAAAATTCACATCGTCGTTGCGCTAAAAGATGAGAGTGATTTTTTATATGGTATAAAGCTTGTTGAGCGGGAAAAACCAAGCTATGCCAGTAAAGATGACTCATACTACCGCGCTGAAGTCTTTTTAAAAGAAGGCGGTCAAAACTACGATGTATTTGGCTGGGCAAAGCAGACGTTGATAAATGACATTGTAGAACAATACAGAAAGCATATGCAATTTTTACATATCGTAAGATAA
- a CDS encoding ABC transporter ATP-binding protein, with protein MIEFKNVYKTYPNGNVAIKNMSMSIEDAKFVIFIGPSGGGKTTALKMINRLEDATNGEILIDSKNILDYDINLLRQDMGYVLQQVALFPHYDVFKNIAVVPELKNWDKKRIKNRVYEMLEMVNLNPQIYANRMPNELSGGEAQRVAIARALAANPSYVLMDEPFSALDPATRSSLQEDIKKLQSHLQKTIIFVTHDIEEALLLGDQICIINGGEKLLCASKDELLSNEDEFIKEFIALGLRHRNGLYSKDECLKLAKMGTK; from the coding sequence ATGATAGAGTTTAAAAATGTCTATAAAACTTATCCAAACGGCAACGTAGCGATAAAAAATATGTCGATGAGTATCGAAGATGCGAAATTTGTCATATTTATCGGTCCAAGTGGCGGTGGCAAAACAACCGCGCTTAAGATGATAAACCGCCTTGAAGATGCCACGAATGGGGAAATTCTTATAGATTCTAAAAATATACTTGATTATGATATAAATCTACTTCGTCAAGATATGGGCTATGTGCTTCAACAAGTCGCGCTTTTCCCACATTATGATGTTTTTAAAAACATCGCCGTCGTGCCAGAGCTTAAAAACTGGGATAAAAAACGCATAAAAAACCGCGTTTATGAGATGCTTGAAATGGTAAATTTAAACCCACAAATTTATGCTAATCGCATGCCAAACGAACTAAGTGGCGGCGAGGCTCAACGAGTTGCGATAGCTAGGGCATTAGCGGCAAATCCAAGCTATGTTTTGATGGATGAGCCTTTTAGCGCACTTGATCCTGCTACTCGCTCATCGCTTCAAGAAGATATCAAAAAACTCCAAAGTCATCTGCAAAAAACGATTATTTTTGTGACTCACGACATCGAAGAAGCGCTTCTTTTAGGAGATCAAATTTGTATTATAAATGGCGGAGAAAAGCTACTTTGCGCAAGCAAAGATGAACTTTTATCAAACGAAGATGAGTTTATAAAAGAGTTTATCGCTCTTGGACTTCGCCATAGAAATGGACTTTATAGTAAAGATGAGTGCTTGAAACTAGCCAAAATGGGGACAAAATGA
- a CDS encoding ABC transporter permease/substrate-binding protein — protein MNRVLLTLNERSDELINATLTHIQISLLSLIIALVIAIPLGIYLSYHKKFAEFIIGLSGVMQTVPSLALLGLLIPFVGIGTTPAVIALVVYALLPILRNTYTGLNGVDPIYTLAARAMGMNWAKRLLKIQLPLAMPVIMAGVRTAMVLIIATATLAALIGAGGLGELILLGLDRNDNALILLGAIPAALLAIGFDYLLRKISVLKLKQILACFIGVIIVFGGLNLALNHQSKGLVIAGKLGSEPEILINIYKILIHDEMPDLKIELKSGLGKTSFVFNALRSNDIDIYPEFSGTAVVSLLKQAPKSGGANAVYQQAKDGLKSEFDIITLGQMKYNNTYAIAVKKDFADKFGLKNISDLNHVQDKIIAGFTREFNDRDDGYKGLKDSYGFEFKKVVLLEPKLRYTALKNGEVNLIDAYATDSELQRYNLVVLKDDRNFFPPYQGFAMVKASMLEKYPKLETALNKLNGKISDEQMRKMNYDVAVNGKDAHDVALKFLQEIGLKK, from the coding sequence ATGAACAGAGTTTTACTCACTTTAAACGAGCGAAGCGATGAGCTTATAAATGCCACGCTAACTCACATACAAATTTCGCTTCTTTCGCTTATTATCGCCCTTGTTATCGCTATTCCGCTTGGAATTTATCTAAGTTATCATAAGAAATTTGCTGAGTTTATCATAGGCTTAAGTGGCGTTATGCAAACCGTTCCATCACTAGCTTTGCTTGGACTTTTGATACCATTTGTTGGTATCGGCACGACTCCAGCTGTTATAGCACTTGTAGTTTACGCGCTTCTTCCGATTTTACGAAATACCTACACTGGGCTAAATGGTGTTGATCCTATCTATACGCTCGCAGCTCGTGCTATGGGTATGAACTGGGCTAAAAGACTTTTAAAAATTCAACTTCCACTTGCAATGCCTGTGATTATGGCTGGAGTTCGCACAGCTATGGTTTTAATCATCGCAACAGCGACTCTAGCAGCGTTAATCGGTGCTGGTGGACTAGGAGAGTTAATACTGCTTGGACTTGATAGAAATGATAACGCGCTAATCCTACTAGGTGCGATTCCTGCGGCACTTTTGGCAATCGGGTTTGATTACTTGCTTCGTAAAATCTCAGTGTTAAAACTAAAACAAATTTTGGCTTGTTTTATAGGCGTTATCATTGTCTTTGGTGGACTAAATTTAGCCTTAAATCACCAAAGCAAGGGCTTAGTTATAGCTGGAAAACTTGGCAGCGAGCCTGAAATATTAATAAATATTTATAAAATTTTAATCCACGATGAGATGCCGGATTTAAAAATCGAGTTAAAAAGTGGACTTGGAAAAACTAGCTTTGTCTTTAATGCACTTCGCTCAAACGACATCGATATTTATCCAGAATTTAGCGGAACTGCGGTGGTTTCTTTGCTAAAACAAGCACCAAAAAGTGGTGGCGCAAATGCGGTTTATCAACAAGCAAAAGATGGGTTAAAAAGCGAGTTTGACATAATTACACTTGGACAAATGAAATACAACAACACCTACGCAATCGCCGTTAAAAAGGACTTTGCAGATAAATTTGGACTTAAAAATATATCAGATTTAAACCATGTTCAAGATAAAATCATAGCCGGATTTACACGTGAGTTTAACGACCGCGATGACGGATATAAGGGCTTAAAAGATAGTTATGGCTTTGAGTTTAAAAAAGTTGTCTTACTTGAACCAAAGCTTCGCTACACAGCGCTAAAAAACGGTGAAGTAAATTTAATCGACGCTTACGCCACAGATAGCGAACTTCAAAGGTATAATCTTGTCGTTTTAAAAGATGATAGAAACTTTTTCCCGCCATATCAAGGCTTTGCTATGGTTAAGGCTTCTATGCTTGAAAAATATCCTAAGCTTGAAACCGCGCTTAATAAGCTAAATGGCAAAATTAGCGATGAACAAATGCGAAAGATGAACTATGATGTCGCGGTTAATGGAAAAGACGCACACGATGTTGCACTGAAGTTTTTACAAGAGATTGGGCTTAAAAAATAG
- a CDS encoding esterase-like activity of phytase family protein: MKKAFLILAFLTSSIFATQYQIQEVNMPFGDVGVKMPIKLDVGFGSGAFYDKKSDSLYVITDRGANIDCDDTKKILGKKLCKKGKIFPFPKFTPTIYKLNLLNNKFEVTKQIPLRTKSKALVSGISNPQTEISYDLDLNELDYDVNGIDSEAISMDKDGKFYIADEYGPSIFITNSIGEIQERWVPNGVGKSLFKADYDIVENIPAKLRNRQLNRGFEAVAISPDSTTLYTMLQSPYKDEISSKKVPLLLFDIKTKKLIKQLYYPLDNASSFIKDNTKKKRKQNDVKVSEMSMLENGDLIVLERINKTTKFYKVDVKNAKDESVLKKELIFNTDSVKNFPSKIEALGVVSDTQWILINDNDFGINGEKTQIIRLNLR; encoded by the coding sequence ATGAAAAAAGCTTTTTTAATACTTGCATTTTTAACCTCTTCAATCTTTGCAACACAATACCAAATCCAAGAAGTAAATATGCCTTTTGGCGATGTTGGCGTTAAAATGCCTATAAAACTTGATGTTGGTTTTGGAAGCGGTGCGTTTTATGATAAAAAGAGTGATTCTTTATATGTTATTACAGATCGCGGGGCAAATATAGACTGCGATGACACAAAGAAAATTTTAGGAAAAAAGTTATGCAAAAAAGGTAAAATCTTCCCATTTCCAAAATTTACTCCAACTATTTATAAGTTAAATTTATTAAATAATAAATTTGAAGTAACAAAGCAAATTCCACTCAGAACAAAATCAAAAGCTTTAGTAAGCGGTATTTCAAACCCACAAACCGAAATTTCATACGATTTAGACTTAAATGAGTTAGATTATGATGTAAATGGCATAGATTCAGAAGCTATTAGTATGGATAAAGATGGAAAATTTTATATAGCTGATGAGTATGGACCAAGCATTTTTATAACAAATTCTATAGGCGAGATTCAAGAAAGATGGGTGCCAAATGGCGTTGGAAAAAGTTTGTTTAAAGCTGATTATGATATAGTTGAAAACATCCCTGCAAAACTGCGAAATCGCCAGCTAAACCGTGGTTTTGAAGCAGTTGCTATAAGCCCAGACTCAACCACTCTTTATACTATGCTTCAAAGCCCGTATAAAGATGAAATTTCAAGTAAAAAAGTTCCGCTTTTACTTTTTGATATAAAAACTAAAAAACTCATAAAACAACTTTATTATCCCCTAGATAACGCAAGCAGTTTTATAAAAGATAATACCAAAAAGAAACGCAAACAAAACGATGTCAAAGTAAGCGAGATGAGTATGCTTGAAAATGGCGATTTAATCGTACTTGAACGCATAAACAAAACAACAAAATTTTATAAAGTTGATGTTAAAAATGCAAAAGATGAAAGCGTACTTAAAAAAGAGCTGATTTTTAACACAGATAGCGTTAAAAATTTCCCTTCTAAAATCGAAGCTTTAGGAGTAGTTTCTGATACTCAGTGGATTTTAATTAACGATAATGACTTTGGAATCAATGGCGAAAAAACGCAGATTATCAGACTAAATTTAAGGTAA